One Phragmites australis chromosome 23, lpPhrAust1.1, whole genome shotgun sequence DNA window includes the following coding sequences:
- the LOC133905866 gene encoding calcium-binding protein CBP-like, protein MAGSGYPYGHGGGGGYGAPPPYGSSPAPPYGEKPPKEGKTSSSSSTPYYGAPTPYGSSPAPPYGEKPPKEGKTSSSSSTPYYGAPPSNQPRPYDGGSGYGAPPAGQAYSAPYGAPPSNQPRPYGGGSGYGVPPAGQAYSAPYGAPPPPSSAPYGSAGGYGSPLAALVPSAFPPGTDPNVVACFQAADRDGSGMIDDKELQSALSGYNQSFSLRTVHLLMYLFTNTNVRKIGPKEFTSVFYSLQSWREIFERFDRDRSGKIDTAELRDALLSLGYSVSPTVLDLLVSKFDKTGGKSRVIEYDNFIECCLTVKGLTEKFKEKDTTFSGSATFTYEAFMLTVLPFLIA, encoded by the exons ATGGCCGGCTCCGGCTACCCCTACGGccacggcggcgggggcggctaCGGCGCCCCGCCGCCGTACGGCTCGTCCCCGGCGCCGCCCTACGGTGAGAAGCCCCCCAAGGAAGGTaaaacctcatcctcctcctcgacccccTACTACGGCGCCCCGACGCCGTACGGCTCGTCCCCGGCGCCGCCCTACGGTGAGAAGCCCCCCAAGGAAGGCaaaacctcatcctcctcctcgacccccTACTACGGCGCCCCGCCCTCCAACCAGCCCCGCCCCTACGACGGCGGAAGCGGCTACGGGGCCCCGCCCGCTGGCCAGGCTTACAGCGCGCCCTACGGCGCCCCGCCCTCCAACCAACCCCGCCCCTACGGCGGCGGAAGCGGTTACGGGGTCCCGCCCGCTGGCCAAGCTTACAGCGCGCCCTAcggcgccccgccgccgccctcgtcgGCGCCGTACGGGTCAGCCGGCGGGTACGGGAGCCCGTTAGCGGCGCTGGTGCCGTCGGCGTTCCCGCCGGGCACGGACCCCAACGTGGTGGCGTGCTTCCAGGCGGCGGACCGCGACGGGAGCGGGATGATCGACGACAAGGAGCTGCAGTCCGCGCTGTCCGGGTACAACCAGAGCTTCAGCCTCCGCACCGTGCACCTCCTCATGTACCTCTTCACCAACACCAACGTCCGCAAGATCG GGCCCAAGGAATTTACTTCTGTGTTTTACAGTCTTCAGAGTTGGAGA GAAATATTTGAGAGGTTTGACCGTGATCGAAGTGGTAAAATTGATACAGCAGAACTGCGTGATGCTCTTCTCAGTCTGGGATATTCTGTTTCTCCAACCGTGCTAGACCTGCTTGTGTCCAAATTTGACAAGACTGGGGGGAAGAGCAGAGTGATCGAATATGATAACTTCATCGA ATGTTGCCTCACAGTGAAG GGCCTGACAGAGAAGTTCAAGGAAAAGGATACTACGTTCTCTGGGTCTGCAACTTTTACTTATGAGGCGTTCATGTTGACTGTGCTCCCTTTTCTCATCGCATAA
- the LOC133905869 gene encoding uncharacterized protein LOC133905869: MGWKAAEKLIRQWKILRGDSVMIIICKAKGETGLIKRVIRSQNRVIVEGKNLAGCIDSMEPTLINIALQVFVEISKSLQLKGDVWRRDIYQDD, from the exons ATGGGGTGGAAAGCGGCGGAGAAGCTCATCAGGCAATGGAAGATCCTTCGCGGTGACAGC GTGATGATTATCATATGCAAGGCCAAGGGGGAGACCGGGCTGATCAAGCGAGTCATTCGGTCGCAAAATCGCGTCATTGTGGAGGGCAAGAACTTG GCTGGTTGTATCGATTCAATGGAACCTACCCTCATCAACATTGCACTCCAGGTGTTTGTTGAAATTTCCAAATCGCTACAATTGAAAG GTGATGTATGGAGAAGAGATATATATCAAGATgattga
- the LOC133905864 gene encoding probable sugar phosphate/phosphate translocator At5g25400: protein MGAGDDTAPAMAGDGTKAAMEVSASSSSPSPSVLKSVLLSYAYVGIWISLSFSVIVYNKYILDPKMYGWPFPISLTMIHMAFCASLAAALVRVLRVVDVPSSPPMTPQLYAASVVPIGALYALSLWFSNSAYIYLSVSFIQMLKALMPVAVYSLAVAFRTDSFRRASMLNMLGISAGVAVAAYGEARFDVFGVTLQLAAVAAEATRLVLIQILLTSKGMSLNPITSLYYIAPCCLAFLTVPWYIVELPRLRAAAASAAGLARPDIIVFGTNSLCAFALNLAVFLLVGKTSALTMNVAGVVKDWLLIAFSWTVIKDTVTPVNLVGYGIAFLGVAYYNHAKLQGLKAKEAQRKAAAAGVPKPDDTEAGARLLPEKNGGDGDHKN from the coding sequence ATGGGCGCCGGCGACGACACCGCGCCCGCCATGGCCGGCGACGGCACCAAGGCTGCCATGGAGGTGTCAGcatcgtcgtcttctccgtcgcCGTCGGTGCTCAAGTCGGTGCTGCTGTCGTACGCGTACGTGGGCATCTGGATCAGCCTGAGCTTCTCGGTGATCGTGTACAACAAGTACATCCTGGACCCCAAGATGTACGGCTGGCCCTTCCCCATCTCCCTCACCATGATCCACATGGCCTTCTGcgcctccctcgccgccgcgctcgtcCGCGTCCTCCGCGTCGTCGACGTCCCTTCCTCGCCGCCCATGACGCCGCAGCTCTACGCCGCCTCCGTCGTGCCCATCGGTGCGCTTTACGCGCTCTCCCTCTGGTTCTCCAACTCAGCCTACATCTACCTCTCCGTCTCCTTCATCCAGATGCTCAAGGCGCTCATGCCCGTCGCCGTCTACTCCCTCGCCGTCGCCTTCCGCACCGATTCCTTCCGCCGCGCGTCCATGCTCAACATGCTCGGCATCTCGGCCGGGGTCGCAGTCGCGGCCTACGGCGAGGCCCGGTTCGACGTGTTCGGCGTCACGCTCcagctcgccgccgtcgccgccgaggcCACACGGCTCGTGCTCATCCAGATCCTGCTCACCTCCAAGGGCATGTCCCTCAACCCCATCACCTCGCTCTACTACATCGCGCCGTGCTGCCTCGCGTTCTTGACCGTGCCGTGGTACATTGTCGAGCTGCCGAGActgcgcgccgcggcggcgtcggcggcggggtTGGCGCGGCCCGACATAATCGTGTTCGGGACGAACTCGCTGTGCGCGTTCGCGCTGAACCTGGCGGTGTTCCTGCTGGTGGGCAAGACGTCGGCGCTGACGATGAACGTGGCCGGCGTGGTGAAGGACTGGCTGCTCATCGCCTTCTCATGGACGGTGATCAAGGACACCGTCACGCCTGTCAACCTCGTTGGCTACGGCATCGCGTTCCTCGGTGTCGCCTACTACAACCATGCCAAGCTGCAGGGGCTCAAGGCCAAGGAGGCCCAGAGGAAGGCGGCAGCGGCAGGGGTGCCCAAGCCGGATGACACGGAGGCTGGCGCGCGGCTGTTGCCGGAGAAGAACGGTGGTGATGGTGACCACAAAAATTGA
- the LOC133905859 gene encoding cytochrome P450 CYP94D108-like, giving the protein MGVPEMKDSALSLLALLPMLYISYHFTRTLTKKKPTTHGLKAHPLLGHLPAFLKNRHRFLDWSTELIVASPEHRMGFWIPGMRTGIVTGNPADVEHVLRANFTNYPKGEHAISMLEDFLGHGLFNSDGEQWLWQRKNASHQFSKRSLRKFVADVVQAEVANRLLPLFRRDSGVLDMQDVLERFAFDTICMVAFGHDPCCLADGGVLAEAKSDFMRTFGEAQDLIVGRFLDPVEVSWKIKKCLNVGTERRLKKAIADIHGFAMDIVRARRQSASVEDRDDVLSRFVASDEHSDEVLRDIVLSFLIAGRETTSSALTWFFWLVSSRPDVVARVVDEVRAVRESTGTRPGEPFGFDALRDMHYLHAALTESMRLYPPAPIDSQSCAADDTLPDGTHVGAGWSVTYSAYAMGRLAAIWGEDCAEYKPERWLGADGAFRPESPFRFTVFHAGPRMCLGKEMAYVQMKSIVASVLEEFVVDVNKDAAGGVPEHVLSVTLRMKGGLPVQARRRVVAGTGSAE; this is encoded by the coding sequence ATGGGCGTCCCTGAAATGAAAGACAGTGCACTCTCCCTGCTTGCCCTGCTTCCCATGCTATACATCTCCTACCACTTCACAAGAACCCTGACCAAGAAGAAGCCCACCACCCATGGCCTCAAGGCCCACCCTCTCCTCGGCCACCTCCCGGCGTTCCTCAAGAACCGCCACCGCTTCCTCGACTGGTCGACCGAGCTCATCGTCGCCAGCCCCGAGCACAGGATGGGCTTCTGGATCCCCGGGATGCGCACCGGCATCGTCACCGGCAACCCCGCCGACGTTGAGCACGTCCTGCGCGCCAACTTCACCAACTACCCCAAGGGCGAGCACGCCATCTCCATGCTCGAGGACTTCCTGGGCCACGGCCTCTTCAACTCCGACGGCGAGCAGTGGCTCTGGCAGCGCAAGAACGCCAGCCACCAGTTCAGCAAGCGCTCGCTCCGCAAGTTCGTCGCCGACGTCGTGCAGGCCGAGGTCGCCAACAGGCTGCTCCCGCTGTTCCGCAGGGACAGCGGCGTCCTCGACATGCAGGACGTGCTCGAGCGGTTCGCGTTCGACACCATATGCATGGTTGCCTTCGGGCACGACCCATGCTGCCTCGCCGACGGTGGAGTGTTGGCCGAGGCGAAGTCGGACTTTATGCGCACGTTCGGCGAGGCGCAGGACCTCATAGTCGGCCGGTTCTTGGACCCCGTGGAGGTCTCTTGGAAGATCAAGAAGTGTCTCAACGTCGGCACCGAGCGCCGACTGAAGAAGGCCATCGCCGACATCCATGGGTTCGCCATGGACATTGTCCGTGCGCGGCGCCAGAGTGCATCGGTGGAAGACAGAGACGACGTCTTGTCAAGGTTCGTGGCCAGCGACGAGCACAGCGACGAGGTTCTCAGAGACATCGTCCTCAGCTTCCTGATCGCCGGGCGCGAGACGACGTCCTCGGCTTTGACGTGGTTCTTCTGGCTCGTGTCGTCGCGACCGGACGTGGTGGCGCGCGTCGTGGACGAGGTCCGCGCGGTGCGGGAGTCCACCGGCACGCGTCCCGGCGAGCCGTTCGGCTTCGACGCGCTTCGGGACATGCACTACCTGCACGCCGCGCTCACCGAGTCGATGCGGCTGTACCCGCCGGCACCGATCGACTCGCAGTCGTGCGCCGCGGACGACACGCTGCCCGACGGCACGCACGTCGGCGCGGGCTGGTCCGTGACGTACAGCGCGTACGCCATGGGGCGCCTCGCGGCCATATGGGGCGAGGACTGCGCGGAGTACAAGCCGGAGCGGTGGCTCGGCGCGGACGGCGCGTTCCGGCCGGAGAGCCCGTTCAGGTTCACCGTGTTCCATGCAGGGCCGAGGATGTGCCTGGGGAAGGAGATGGCGTACGTGCAGATGAAGTCCATCGTTGCTAGCGTGCTCGAAGAATTTGTGGTCGACGTCAATAAGGATGCCGCCGGCGGTGTGCCCGAGCACGTGCTCTCCGTGACGCTCAGAATGAAAGGGGGCTTGCCTGTGCAAGCAAGGAGAAGGGTGGTGGCCGGAACTGGAAGTGCTGAATGA
- the LOC133905862 gene encoding F-box/kelch-repeat protein At5g26960: protein MAAESCHSRSLSWLVKSCIPADPARHIAVPVPITTTGVTNPCSTDPTTEESPISALPDELLLECLARVPRASLPPLPAVCRRFESLLAAEAFLFLRRAHGRLCPSLLAVSVSAHGTNFARALLQFNHEARPELEVAALPVPLSLLHCGGGSAFAHARAVAVGREVFLIGRGTTLRVDALTGVVRACAPTLFPRKKFAAAAVGGRIYVAGGSARTAAVEEYDPAADAWRVVAEAPRWRYGCAGAGAGGVFYIAGGVAVTGPGRDGTRALEAHACAGSVDALHVASGAWAWARPRAVPGGGCVVGACGAGEHLYVVASHAVDLSFWRWCGSGVNRGGGDGSRGACGWVALEAPPVPRGSVGLGMAVRVAMAGVGGDRVVAVVNVAAVRGHNAGATALEGVVLVYNIAGGEWSRAPDMPPGFRRAACAAVEC, encoded by the coding sequence ATGGCCGCGGAGAGCTGCCACTCCCGCAGCCTCTCCTGGCTCGTCAAGTCCTGCATCCCAGCCGATCCCGCCCGCCACATCGCCGTCCCCGtccccatcaccaccaccgGTGTCACTAACCCCTGCTCCACCGACCCAACAACGGAGGAGTCCCCCATCTCCGCGCTCCccgacgagctcctcctcgAGTGCCTCGCCCGCGTcccccgcgcctccctgccgcCGCTCCCCGCCGTCTGCCGCCGCTTCGAgtccctcctcgccgccgaggCCTTTCTCTTCCTCCGCCGTGCTCACGGCCGCCTCTGCCCCTCCCTCCTCGCCGTCTCTGTCTCCGCTCACGGCACCAACTTCGCCCGAGCGCTGCTCCAGTTCAACCACGAGGCCCGGCCGGAGCTCGAGGTCGCCGCACTGCCCGTGCCTTTGTCACTGCTGCATTGCGGCGGCGGATCCGCGTTCGCGCACGCGCGCGCGGTCGCGGTGGGCCGCGAGGTCTTCCTCATCGGCCGCGGCACCACGCTGCGGGTGGACGCGCTCACCGGCGTGGTTCGCGCGTGCGCGCCCACGCTGTTCCCGCGGAAAAAGTTCGCGGCCGCGGCCGTGGGCGGGCGGATCTACGTCGCCGGCGGGTCGGCTAGGaccgcggcggtggaggagtaCGACCCCGCGGCCGACGCGTGGCGCGTGGTTGCGGAGGCGCCGCGGTGGAGGTACGGGTGCGCCGGCGCGGGAGCCGGTGGCGTGTTCTACATCGCCGGCGGGGTCGCGGTGACCGGGCCCGGCCGTGACGGCACGCGTGCGCTTGAAGCGCACGCGTGCGCGGGGTCGGTGGACGCGCTGCACGTCGCGTCCGGCGCGTGGGCGTGGGCGCGGCCGCGGGCGGTGCCCGGCGGCGGCTGCGTCGTGGGCGCGTGCGGCGCCGGGGAGCACCTCTACGTGGTGGCGAGCCACGCGGTGGACCTCTCCTTCTGGCGTTGGTGCGGCAGCGGCGTGAACcgaggaggcggcgacggcAGCAGAGGCGCCTGCGGGTGGGTGGCGCTGGAGGCGCCGCCCGTGCCCAGGGGGTCGGTGGGGCTGGGCATGGCGGTGCGCGTGGCGATGGCCGGCGTGGGCGGCGACagggtggtggcggtggtgaaCGTGGCGGCCGTGAGGGGCCACAATGCGGGGGCCACCGCCCTGGAAGGGGTGGTGCTGGTGTACAACATCGCCGGTGGCGAGTGGAGCCGCGCGCCAGACATGCCGCCCGGGTTCCGGCGGGCCGCGTGCGCCGCCGTCGAGTGCTGA